In Ovis aries strain OAR_USU_Benz2616 breed Rambouillet chromosome 13, ARS-UI_Ramb_v3.0, whole genome shotgun sequence, the following are encoded in one genomic region:
- the LOC114117546 gene encoding ubiquitin-conjugating enzyme E2 Q1-like codes for MFTLERKGPGFLERESYPAVPPIWSVESDDPNLAAVLERLVDIKKGNTLLLQHLKRIISDLCKLYNLPQHPDVEMLDQPLPAEQCTQEDVSSEDEDEEMPEDTEDLDHYEMKEEEPAEGKKSEDDGIGKENLAILEKIKKNQRQDYLNGAVSGSVQATDRLMKELRDIYRSQSFKGGNYAVELVNDSLYDWNVKLLKVDQDSALHNDLQILKEKEGADFILLNFSFKDNFPFDPPFVRVVSPVLSGGYVLGGGAICMELLTKQGWSSAYSIESVIMQISATLVKGKARVQFGANKSQYSLTRAQQSYKSLVQIHEKNGWYTPPKEDG; via the coding sequence ATGTTTACTCTTGAAAGAAAAGGACCAGGCTTCTTGGAAAGGGAGTCATACCCTGCGGTGCCCCCCATCTGGTCAGTGGAGTCCGATGACCCTAACTTGGCTGCTGTCTTGGAGAGGCTGGTGGACATAAAGAAAGGGAATACTCTGCTACTGCAGCATCTGAAGAGGATCATCTCCGACCTGTGTAAACTCTATAACCTCCCTCAGCATCCAGACGTGGAGATGCTGGATCAGCCCTTGCCAGCCGAGCAGTGTACACAGGAAGACGTGTcttcagaagatgaagatgaagAGATGCCTGAGGACACAGAAGACCTAGATCACtatgaaatgaaagaagaagaGCCAGCGGAGGGCAAGAAATCTGAAGATGATGGCATCGGAAAAGAAAACTTGGCCATactagagaaaattaaaaagaaccaGAGGCAAGATTACTTAAATGGTGCAGTATCTGGCTCGGTGCAGGCTACTGACCGGCTGATGAAGGAGCTCAGGGATATATACCGATCACAGAGTTTCAAAGGTGGAAACTACGCAGTCGAACTCGTGAATGACAGTCTGTATGATTGGAATGTCAAACTCCTCAAAGTTGACCAGGACAGCGCTTTGCACAACGATCTCCAGATcctcaaagagaaagaaggagccGACTTCATCCtacttaacttttcttttaaagataactTTCCCTTTGACCCGCCGTTTGTCAGGGTTGTGTCTCCAGTCCTCTCTGGAGGGTATGTTCTGGGCGGAGGTGCCATATGCATGGAACTTCTCACCAAGCAGGGCTGGAGCAGTGCCTACTCAATAGAGTCGGTGATCATGCAGATCAGTGCCACACTGGTGAAGGGGAAAGCCCGAGTGCAGTTTGGAGCCAACAAATCTCAGTACAGTCTGACAAGAGCACAGCAGTCCTACAAGTCCTTGGTGCAGATCCACGAAAAAAACGGCTGGTACACACCCCCGAAGGAAGATGGCTAA